The following proteins are encoded in a genomic region of Sparus aurata chromosome 23, fSpaAur1.1, whole genome shotgun sequence:
- the naa60 gene encoding N-alpha-acetyltransferase 60, whose protein sequence is MSDVVPPTALSEVQLRFLCHDDIENVKLLCGDWFPIEYPDSWYQDITSNKKFFSLAATFRGGIVGMIVAEIKGRTKVHKEDGDILASSFPVDTQVAYILSLGVVKEFRKHGIGSLLLDSLKEHISTTAQDHCKAIYLHVLTTNNTAIHFYENRDFRQHHYLPYYYSIRGVLKDGFTYVLYINGGHPPWTIFDYIQHIGSTLASLSPCSIPQRLYRQAQSLLRSLLPWSNIASKTGIQYSRTM, encoded by the exons ATGAGTGACGTGGTGCCTCCCACAGCCCTCAGTGAAGTCCAGCTCCGCTTTCTCTGCCACGATGACATAGAGAATGTCAAGCTGCTCTGTGGTGATTGGTTCCCAATCGA GTACCCGGACTCATGGTATCAGGACATCACCTCCAACAAGAAGTTCTTCTCCCTCGCTGCCACCTTCAGAGGAGGCATCGTGGGAATGATTGTGGCCGAGATCAAAGGCCGGACCAAAGTACACAAAGAG GATGGCGACATCCTGGCCTCCAGTTTCCCTGTGGACACGCAGGTAGCCTACATCCTCAGCCTGGGAGTGGTCAAAGAGTTCAGGAAACATGGCATAG GCTCCCTACTGCTGGACAGTTTAAAGGAGCACATCTCAACAACAGCCCAGGACCACTGTAAGGCGATCTATCTCCACGTCCTCACCACCAACAACACTGCCATCCACTTCTATGAGAACAGGGACTTTAGGCAGCACCACTACCTGCCGTACTACTACTCCATAAGAGGCGTCCTCAAAGACGGATTCACATATGTGCTCTACATCAATGGGGGGCATCCACCCTGGACAATATT TGACTATATCCAGCACATTGGTTCAACCCTTGCCAGCCTGAGCCCCTGCTCCATCCCTCAGAGGCTGTACCGACAGGCCCAGTCCCTGCTGCGGTCTCTGCTTCCCTGGTCCAACATCGCCTCCAAGACAGGCATACAGtacagcagaacaatgtga